One Fusarium musae strain F31 chromosome 6, whole genome shotgun sequence DNA segment encodes these proteins:
- a CDS encoding hypothetical protein (EggNog:ENOG41), whose product MAEAKEKDTISTGGSQSGSAVSNNQDMAVTIEQNGDEKGDTKEEEKKDTSFKYYLESITVATFRVFTYNDRLGWILNSIAFVAMIAAGTILPLMDLVFGKFINVFTDFATGVLSPAGYRSEVSKYSLYFIYLFIAKFALTYLWTILVSIAAINTTKALRVDFVRSTLRQEVAFFDSPSSSIPGQITTNGNLINQGISEKFGITIAALSTFVSAFVVAFAVQWKLTLIVLAIIPVNLVVTIICVAIDTGYEYAMFDVYSRSSSLAEEAFSTIRTAHAFWAFPKLSKRFTNTLEEARRIGHKKSWVYMVLFPTEFFCIFAGYGLAFWQGMRMYSEGEITQPGTVVTVIFAVLVAATALTQIAPQTIAISKATAAAQEMFEMIDRKSQIDALSQEGDTIPDFKGDIQFRGVRFAYPSRANVEILHSLNLDIPADQTTALVGASGSGKSTIFGLLERWYMPSAGSITLDGRPVESLNLQWLRTNIRMVQQEPTLFSGTIYQNVVDGLTGTSMVDLSEEEKKRMVVDACKSAYAHDFIEALPNGYDTWIGERGASLSGGQKQRVVIARSIISNPKVLMLDEATSALDPNAEKIVQQALNNVAKGRTMIVIAHRLSTIRDADNIIVMAKGETIEQGSHDSLIERGGTYSRLVRLQDLGKGSASTEDEDSETDKEEPVSGLDPVLSRASQHATADISQDDGINYGLLKGLWLVIKEQRSLWFSGFILVIISLLGGGTYPALAILFSKTMKAFETIDVSEANFFSLMFFVVALANFVIYAVAGWVCNEIGQHVMTAYRGELFDNTLRQDMVFFDDPNRGTGALVSRLAAEPTSLQELLSMNLSLIMINIVTVLSSSILAIAYGWKLGLVLTLCALPVLVGSGYIRIRLEYKFDDDTAGRFAKSSSLASEAVLGIRTVSSLALERAVIERYNSALEGLAKEAIAGLGWKMLFYSFSQSASFLAMALGFWYGGRLVSFGEYTTDQFYVIFIAVVFSGETSAMLFQYTTSITKARTAINYIFQQRRQKALHDNAENGPGALGSEKSSEKGIDVSCKEITFAYPRRPKLQVLKGVDISIESGKMIALVGASGCGKSTMIALLERFYDPTSGMLLADGQDIKMKDRRLHRRDIALVQQEPVLYQGSIRDNISLGIEEGVPSDDEIIEACKQANVYEFVSSLPEGLTTPCGNQGLSLSGGQRQRIAIARALIRKPRLLLLDEATSALDTESEKVVKEALDRAAEGRTTVAVAHRLSTIRDADVICVFAGGKIVERGRHEELVAKRGLYYEMVLGQSLDREA is encoded by the exons ATGGCTGAAGCTAAGGAGAAAGATACGATATCGACAGGCGGTTCACAGTCTGGTTCTGCTGTGTCGAATAATCAGGACATGGCTGTTACTATTGAACAGAACGGAGACGAAAAGGGTGAcacaaaggaagaagaaaaaaaggataCGAGCTTCAAGTACTACCTGGAAAGTATCACAGTCGCGACATTT CGCGTCTTCACTTACAACGATCGCTTAGGATGGatcctcaacagcatcgCGTTCGTGGCCATGATCGCCGCTGGAACGATATTACCCCTGATGGACCTTGTTTTCGGAAAATTCATCAACGTGTTCACTGATTTTGCAACTGGAGTCTTGTCGCCTGCTGGGTATCGAAGTGAAGTCAGCAAGTACAG CTTGTACTTTATCTATCTCTTTATCGCAAAGTTTGCTTTGACATATCTTTGGACG ATTCTCGTCTCTATTGCTGCTATCAATACTACAAAAGCACTGCGTGTCGACTTTGTACGAAGTACCCTCCGTCAAGAAGTCGCCTTCTTCGactctccatcatcgtcaattCCTGGGCAAATCACAACAAATGGAAATCTTATCAACCAGGGAATCTCCGAAAAGTTTGGTATTACCATCGCGGCTCTGTCAACCTTTGTCTCAGCCTTTGTCGTCGCATTCGCAGTGCAATGGAAATTGACACTCATTGTCCTTGCAATCATTCCCGTCAACCTAGTTGTCACGATTATCTGTGTCGCTATCGATACTGGCTATGAATATGCCATGTTTGACGTCTACTCGCGATCGAGCTCCTTGGCAGAGGAGGCTTTCTCGACTATTCGAACGGCTCATGCTTTCTGGGCGTTCCCCAAGCTGTCCAAGAGATTCACCAACACCCTTGAGGAGGCCAGGAGGATTGGTCATAAGAAGTCTTGGGTTTACATGGTTCTGTTCCCAACTGAGTTCTTTTGTATCTTTGCGGGTTATGGATTGGCTTTTTGGCAGGGTATGAGGATGTACTCTGAGGGTGAGATCACCCAACCTGGTACAGTTGTTAC TGTCATCTTTGCAGTTCTCGTTGCTGCTACGGCTCTCACTCAAATCGCACCTCAGACAATCGCCATCTCCAAAGCGACTGCAGCTGCGCAAGAGATGTTTGAGATGATTGATCGCAAGTCTCAAATCGACGCTTTGTCGCAGGAAGGAGATACCATCCCCGACTTCAAGGGCGATATCCAGTTCCGTGGCGTTCGCTTTGCGTACCCATCGCGAGCCAACGTCGAAATTCTCCACTCACTCAACCTCGACATTCCCGCCGATCAAACGACTGCTTTGGTTGGAGCCAGCGGATCAGGCAAAAGCACTATCTTTGGACTCTTGGAGCGATGGTATATGCCGAGTGCTGGTTCTATCACGCTCGATGGACGTCCTGTGGAGAGCTTGAACTTGCAATGGCTACGAACAAACATTAGAATGGTCCAGCAG GAACCGACCCTATTCAGCGGCACTATCTATCAAAACGTTGTCGATGGTTTGACGGGTACCTCTATGGTGGACCtttcagaagaagaaaagaaacgcatggttgttgatgcctGTAAATCGGCTTATGCCCACGACTTCATCGAAGCATTGCCAAAT GGCTACGATACTTGGATCGGCGAGCGAGGCGCCTCTTTATCCGGTGGACAAAAGCAACGTGTAGTCATTGCTCGcagcatcatctccaaccccAAAGTCCTCATGCTCGACGAAGCTACCAGTGCTCTTGACCCTAACGCCGAAAAGATTGTGCAACAAGCTCTCAACAACGTCGCCAAGGGTCGAACCATGATCGTCATCGCTCACAGGCTGTCTACGATTCGAGATGCTGATAACATCATTGTTATGGCCAAGGGTGAAACTATCGAGCAGGGTTCTCACGACTCTCTGATTGAACGTGGTGGCACATACTCGCGCCTTGTTCGCTTGCAGGATCTTGGAAAGGGAAGTGCTTCaacagaagatgaggatagTGAGACGGACAAGGAGGAGCCAGTTTCTGGTCTTGACCCTGTCTTGTCTCGTGCTTCTCAGCATGCTACAGCCGATATCTCGCAGGACGATGGAATCAACTACGGGCTTCTGAAGGGCCTTTGGCTTGTTATCAAGGAACAACGGTCGTTGTGGTTCTCTGGATTCATTCTGGTCATCATCTCATTATTGGGAG GCGGCACTTACCCAGCATTggccatcctcttctccaagacaaTGAAGGCTTTCGAGACCATAGACGTCAGCGAGGCCAATTTCTTCTCACTCATGTTCTTCGTCGTTGCCCTCGCCAACTTTGTCATCTACGCTGTCGCTGGCTGGGTTTGCAATGAGATCGGCCAG CATGTTATGACTGCATACCGTGGCGAGCTATTCGACAACACCCTTCGACAAGACATGGTCTTCTTCGACGATCCAAACCGCGGAACTGGCGCTCTCGTTTCTCGATTGGCTGCCGAGCCTACCAGTCTCCAGGAACTTCTATCCATGAACCTATCACTCATCATGATCAACATCGTCACCGTTCTGTCTAGTTCCATTCTCGCCATTGCCTACGGCTGGAAGCTAGGTCTTGTACTGACACTTTGTGCTCTGCCCGTTCTTGTTGGCTCAGGATATATTCGAATCCGTCTTGAATACAAGTTTGACGATGATACTGCTGGACGGTTTGCGAAGAGTAGCAGCTTGGCTTCTGAAGCTGTGTTGGGAATCAGGACTGTGTCTTCACTGGCTCTGGAACGGGCTGTCATTGAAAGATACAACAGCGCCCTTGAAGGACTTGCTAAGGAGGCAATTGCTGGCCTAGGCTGGAAGATGCTGTTCTACTCTTTCAGTCAGTCAGCATCTTTCCTGGCGATGGCGCTGGGTTTCTG GTACGGCGGTCGCCTTGTCTCCTTTGGCGAGTACACCACAGATCAGTTCtacgtcatcttcatcgccgtCGTGTTCTCCGGAGAAACATCAGCCATGCTCTTCCAATACACCACGAGTATCACCAAAGCACGAACTGCCATCAACTACATTTTCCAGCAGCGTCGTCAAAAGGCCCTTCATGATAATGCAGAAAATGGACCAGGAGCTTTGGGAAGTGAGAAGTCATCTGAGAAGGGTATTGATGTGTCTTGCAAGGAGATCACCTTCGCTTACCCCCGTCGACCTAAGTTGCAGGTTCTCAAAGGGGTCGACATCAGCATCGAATCCGGCAAGATGATTGCACTGGTTGGTGCATCAGGATGTGGTAAATCGACCATGATAGCGCTTCTTGAGCGTTTCTATGACCCAACTTCGGGTATGTTACTTGCGGACGGACAGGatatcaagatgaaggacagGCGCCTACACAGAAGGGACATTGCTCTTGTTCAGCAAGAGCCAGTCTTGTATCAGGGTTCTATCAGAGACAACATCTCCCTCGGCATCGAAGAAGGCGTTCCCTCTGAcgacgagatcatcgaggCTTGTAAACAAGCCAACGTCTATGAGTTCGTTTCATCCCTTCCTGAAGGTCTTACTACACCCTGCGGAAATCAAGGTCTTTCACTCTCAGGaggtcaacgtcaacgtaTTGCCATCGCTCGAGCTCTTATCCGCAAGCCACGTCTTCTTCTACTCGACGAAGCCACCAGTGCTCTCGATACAGAGAGTGAGAAGGTCGTCAAAGAAGCCTTGGATCGAGCAGCCGAGGGAAGGACAACAGTTGCTGTGGCTCATCGACTGAGCACAATTCGAGACGCCGATGTCATCTGTGTCTTTGCAGGTGGAAAGATTGTTGAGAGGGGACGACACGAGGAGCTTGTTGCGAAGAGGGGTCTTTACTATGAGATGGTGTTGGGTCAGTCTTTGGATAGGGAGGCATAA